The following proteins are co-located in the Paludibaculum fermentans genome:
- a CDS encoding HAD family hydrolase gives MAAGKVVFLFDVDNTLLNHDRVSADLRRHLDGTIGPELARRYWQLFEEIRAELGYADYLGALQRYRIEYPHEPNLLAVSYYLSGYPFANRLFPGSLDAVAHVQQWGTAVILTDGDVVFQPQKVFRSGLYEAFDKNVLIYVHKELELADVEARYPAEHYVVVDDKLRILAAIKRVWGKKVTTVFVRQGHYALDVKANAQYEAADVSLERIGELGEWPLEKILAAAG, from the coding sequence ATGGCAGCCGGCAAGGTAGTTTTCCTCTTTGACGTCGACAACACGCTGCTGAACCACGACCGGGTGTCCGCCGACCTGCGGCGGCACCTGGACGGGACCATCGGCCCGGAGCTGGCGCGGCGGTACTGGCAGCTCTTTGAAGAGATCCGGGCCGAGTTGGGGTATGCGGATTACCTGGGCGCGCTGCAGCGGTACCGCATCGAGTATCCGCACGAACCCAACCTGCTGGCGGTGTCGTATTACCTCTCCGGGTATCCGTTCGCGAACCGGTTGTTTCCAGGATCGCTGGATGCGGTGGCGCACGTGCAGCAGTGGGGCACGGCGGTGATCCTGACGGACGGGGATGTGGTGTTCCAGCCTCAGAAGGTCTTCCGGTCCGGGTTGTATGAGGCGTTCGACAAGAACGTGTTGATCTACGTCCACAAGGAGCTGGAACTGGCCGATGTCGAGGCGCGGTATCCGGCGGAGCATTATGTGGTGGTGGACGACAAGCTAAGGATCCTGGCGGCGATCAAACGCGTCTGGGGCAAGAAGGTGACGACTGTGTTTGTGAGGCAGGGTCACTATGCCCTCGATGTGAAAGCCAATGCGCAGTATGAGGCGGCGGATGTGTCGCTGGAGCGGATTGGGGAACTGGGGGAGTGGCCGCTGGAGAAGATCCTGGCGGCGGCGGGGTAG
- a CDS encoding class I fructose-bisphosphate aldolase, which translates to MSSTKIVELLGSHAESLLGFSEPKISKERLHVPGPDFVDRIYVHSDRNNRVLGNLQWMFQSGRLAGTGYLSILPVDQGIEHSGGASFAKNPDYFDAENIVRLAVYGGCNAVASTFGVLGIVSRKYAHKIPFIVKVNHNELLTYPNKADQIMFGTVKQAYDMGAAAIGATIYFGSDQSSRQIVEVSQAFALAHEYGMATVLWCYLRNNAFKKDKDYHVSADLTGQANHLGVTIEADIIKQKLPENNGGYLALNAGDSSYGKLDKRIYSELTSDHPIDLTRYQVANCYMGRAGLINSGGASGANDFAEAVATAVINKRAGGTGLISGRKAFQRPMKEGVELLNTIQDVYLDSSITVA; encoded by the coding sequence ATGAGCTCTACCAAGATTGTTGAATTGCTGGGCAGCCACGCCGAATCACTGCTGGGCTTCTCTGAACCGAAGATTTCGAAAGAGCGGCTGCATGTACCCGGGCCGGACTTTGTCGATCGCATTTACGTCCACTCCGACCGCAACAACCGGGTGTTGGGCAACCTCCAGTGGATGTTCCAGTCGGGCCGCCTGGCCGGGACCGGATACCTGTCGATCCTGCCCGTCGACCAGGGGATCGAGCATTCCGGCGGCGCGAGCTTCGCGAAGAACCCGGACTACTTCGATGCCGAGAACATCGTAAGGCTGGCCGTTTACGGCGGCTGCAACGCGGTGGCGTCCACCTTTGGCGTGTTGGGGATTGTGTCCCGGAAGTACGCGCACAAGATCCCATTCATCGTGAAGGTGAACCACAACGAACTGCTGACGTATCCGAACAAGGCGGACCAGATCATGTTCGGCACGGTGAAGCAGGCCTATGACATGGGCGCGGCGGCGATTGGCGCGACCATCTACTTCGGGTCCGACCAGAGCTCGCGGCAGATTGTGGAAGTGAGCCAGGCGTTTGCGCTGGCGCATGAGTATGGCATGGCGACGGTGCTGTGGTGCTACCTGCGCAACAACGCGTTCAAGAAGGACAAGGACTACCACGTGTCGGCCGACCTGACGGGCCAGGCCAACCACCTGGGCGTGACGATCGAGGCGGACATCATCAAGCAGAAGCTGCCGGAGAACAACGGCGGATACCTGGCGTTGAACGCGGGCGATTCGAGCTACGGGAAGTTGGACAAGCGGATTTACAGCGAGCTGACCAGCGACCATCCGATCGACCTGACGCGTTACCAGGTGGCGAACTGCTACATGGGCCGCGCGGGCCTGATCAATAGCGGCGGCGCATCGGGTGCGAACGATTTCGCGGAGGCCGTGGCGACCGCGGTGATCAACAAGCGCGCGGGCGGTACGGGCCTGATCTCGGGCCGCAAGGCGTTCCAGCGGCCAATGAAGGAAGGCGTGGAACTGCTGAACACGATCCAGGACGTGTACCTGGATAGTTCGATCACGGTGGCGTAA
- a CDS encoding DUF362 domain-containing protein encodes MTRRELFALPAAAALGLAKPAPASTVAIARSRAYDAKIYDTLRTMFDQVGGLAPIVRNKTVALKLNLTGNPARFPVKAELPYRTDPGSVLATCQLMARAGAKRIRILESFFPAKSDRELWARYGLDIQAIENCGTKVEWENTNNLGLATQYTRMKVPGSGRIFPSYDLNHSFADCDAYVSMSKLKNHWLAGVTMTMKNNFGLTPCSLYGGDAGPSGNEDPRQERGPVGHNGTRTPPKGVPQEIDLSTPREPGFRIPRIVVDLCSIRPVDLSIVDGIETIRGGEGEWNQGVEIMKPGLLLVGRNMVCTDTVCTAVMGYDPRAARGQGPFIRGDNTLLLAEAAGLGSARLEDIEIAGLKLKDAKVDFGPGAIGKRVFAA; translated from the coding sequence ATGACCCGCCGCGAACTCTTCGCTCTCCCCGCCGCAGCCGCCCTCGGGCTCGCCAAACCGGCCCCCGCCTCCACCGTGGCCATCGCCCGCTCGCGCGCCTACGACGCCAAAATCTACGACACGCTCCGCACCATGTTCGACCAGGTGGGCGGCCTCGCCCCCATCGTCCGCAACAAGACCGTCGCCCTCAAGCTGAATCTCACCGGCAACCCCGCGCGCTTCCCCGTCAAAGCCGAACTGCCCTATCGCACCGACCCCGGCAGCGTCCTGGCCACCTGCCAGTTGATGGCGCGCGCCGGAGCTAAGCGCATCCGCATCCTCGAGAGCTTCTTCCCCGCCAAGTCCGACCGCGAACTCTGGGCCCGCTACGGCCTCGACATCCAGGCCATCGAAAACTGCGGAACCAAGGTCGAATGGGAGAACACCAACAACCTCGGCCTCGCCACCCAGTACACCCGTATGAAGGTGCCCGGCAGCGGCCGCATCTTCCCCTCCTACGACCTCAACCACTCCTTCGCCGACTGCGATGCCTACGTCTCCATGTCCAAGCTGAAGAACCACTGGCTGGCCGGCGTCACCATGACGATGAAGAACAACTTCGGCCTCACACCCTGCTCCCTCTACGGCGGCGACGCAGGGCCCAGCGGGAATGAGGACCCCCGCCAGGAGCGTGGTCCGGTCGGCCACAACGGCACCCGTACGCCACCCAAGGGCGTCCCGCAGGAGATCGACCTCAGCACCCCGCGCGAGCCCGGCTTCCGCATCCCGCGCATCGTCGTCGACCTCTGCTCCATCCGCCCCGTCGACCTGTCCATCGTTGATGGCATCGAGACCATCCGCGGCGGCGAAGGCGAGTGGAACCAGGGCGTCGAGATCATGAAGCCCGGCCTGCTGCTCGTCGGGCGCAACATGGTCTGTACCGATACCGTCTGCACGGCCGTCATGGGTTACGACCCGCGCGCCGCCCGCGGCCAGGGCCCGTTCATCCGCGGCGACAATACCCTGCTGCTGGCCGAAGCCGCCGGCCTTGGTTCCGCCCGTCTGGAAGACATCGAAATCGCGGGCCTCAAGCTCAAGGACGCCAAGGTCGACTTCGGCCCCGGCGCCATCGGCAAACGCGTCTTTGCCGCCTGA
- a CDS encoding VWA domain-containing protein has product MRPVFVLMFAAMAAAAQSPAPQPPRPPGGGWRKVETPKPVQAPAEEAAPKAPEAAKPGTESNETPTFKAGTTLVRIDVQVVNNKQPLPGLKSSDFVLKEEAVERHIEYFGQESEPLQVLLLLDVSGSMGKLLREMATVAQEALSSLKPEDQIAVALFSRRAEFTQELTGEKRLAVVALQDAPMDHNLGAGTAINDSILQVTDYLKQQPPFAGRRALIILTDNGGVHYQLPDEKVVRALSENDTVLNAIVAPGTKPPPAMPKGADVNTDFTPANVFRLAEDTGGEVLRADKAGARFQEMLERIRNRYSLGITATPAPEGAFRRLQVELSAEARRRYPKAEVHARSGYYAQGRTDSAQAQPPAAQQ; this is encoded by the coding sequence ATGAGGCCGGTGTTCGTACTTATGTTCGCCGCGATGGCGGCGGCGGCGCAATCGCCTGCTCCGCAACCGCCTCGTCCGCCCGGCGGCGGATGGCGCAAGGTGGAGACCCCGAAGCCGGTCCAGGCGCCCGCGGAAGAGGCGGCGCCAAAGGCTCCGGAAGCCGCCAAGCCAGGGACCGAATCAAACGAGACACCCACCTTCAAGGCGGGAACCACGCTGGTGCGGATCGACGTCCAGGTGGTGAACAACAAGCAACCACTCCCTGGGCTGAAATCGTCGGACTTCGTCCTGAAGGAAGAAGCGGTCGAGCGGCACATCGAGTACTTCGGGCAGGAGTCCGAACCACTGCAGGTATTGTTGTTGCTGGACGTGTCGGGCAGCATGGGCAAGCTGCTGCGGGAGATGGCGACCGTGGCGCAGGAAGCGCTGTCCAGCCTGAAGCCGGAGGACCAGATCGCGGTGGCGCTGTTCTCGCGGCGGGCCGAATTCACCCAGGAGCTGACGGGGGAGAAGCGGCTGGCGGTGGTGGCTTTGCAGGACGCTCCGATGGACCACAACCTGGGGGCCGGGACGGCGATCAACGATTCGATCCTGCAGGTGACGGACTATCTGAAGCAGCAGCCTCCGTTCGCCGGTCGCCGGGCCCTGATCATCCTGACGGACAACGGCGGAGTGCACTACCAGTTGCCGGACGAGAAGGTGGTGCGGGCGCTGTCGGAGAACGACACGGTACTGAACGCGATTGTCGCTCCAGGGACGAAGCCGCCTCCGGCGATGCCGAAGGGCGCGGATGTGAACACAGACTTTACGCCGGCGAACGTCTTCCGCCTGGCGGAGGACACGGGCGGCGAGGTGCTGCGGGCGGACAAGGCGGGTGCCCGGTTCCAGGAGATGCTGGAGCGGATCCGCAATCGTTACAGCCTGGGGATCACGGCAACGCCGGCGCCGGAAGGGGCATTCCGGAGGCTGCAGGTGGAGCTGAGCGCCGAGGCCCGGCGCCGGTATCCCAAAGCCGAAGTCCACGCGCGGTCGGGTTACTACGCGCAAGGCCGGACGGACTCAGCGCAGGCGCAGCCTCCGGCGGCCCAGCAGTAA